Proteins from a single region of Argopecten irradians isolate NY chromosome 7, Ai_NY, whole genome shotgun sequence:
- the LOC138327197 gene encoding uncharacterized protein has translation MPQHIFEARLKKFSPFNNVSLECCKCDQPAAIRCTQCREILCQRCDNEQHIYNGLHDREFIVGQHWAYGQPLQGISNDNGPPRIVEVERYLPVFPKVCPCGTADSIEQFTITRRFKVIAVTELGRYDILLPFVNCPHCNRD, from the exons ATGCCGCAACACATTTTTGAGGCAAGATTAAAAAAGTTTTCTCCATTTAATAATGTGTCTTTGGAATGCTGCAAATGTGACCAGCCTGCTGCTATCAG ATGCACCCAATGTAGAGAAATTCTGTGTCAAAGGTGTGACAATGAACAGCATATCTACAATGGATTGCATGACAGGGAATTTATTGTTGGCCAGCATTGGGCATATGGACAACCATTGCAAGGGATCTCCAATGATAATGGACCACCACGGATAGTGGAAGTTG AGCGCTATTTACCAGTGTTTCCTAAAGTGTGCCCCTGTGGAACAGCAGACAGTATTGAACAGTTTACTATCACCAGGCGTTTTAAAGTCATTGCAGTAACTGAATTAG GGAGGTATGATATTTTGCTGCCTTTTGTGAATTGCCCCCACTGCAACAGAGACTGA